A single window of Nicotiana tomentosiformis chromosome 1, ASM39032v3, whole genome shotgun sequence DNA harbors:
- the LOC104085912 gene encoding uncharacterized protein, which produces MFKQLYVNISFTKVLTQMSAYAKFLKNILSRKRKLEKMTMVKLNAHCSAILQNKFPQKWDPRSFTIPCSLGNEKFDKALCDSGASINLMPLFVFMKLEGELGVFKSIPVSLQLADQSTILLEGIIEDILVWMGKFVFPVDFIVVDMEVNKEVPLILGRSFLYTVREILDIYEEQRLMLRVGNDKVVFHIKRMMKYPSDEASAYSCFKLAIVGELDEKYKFDKLVGDTLEGCITQYSTVEDEDPEIKKEAEVLETEDQVVDKEELNKEASKPSVELKVLPTHLKYAFLETTNFFVIISAYLTGAQEQKLVEMLRKYKKAIG; this is translated from the coding sequence ATGTTTAAGCAACTATATGTGAACATTTCCTTCACAAAGGTTCTCACTCAGATGTCTGCTTATGCTAAGTTCCTGAAGAATATCTTATCCAGAAAGAGGAAGTTAGAGAAAATGACAATGGTCAAGCTGAATGCCCACTGCAGTGCCATATTGCAAAATAAATTTCCTCAAAAGTGGGACCCGAGAAGCTTCACCATACCATGCTCGTTGGGGAATGAGAAATTTGACAAGGCTCTATGTGACTCTGGTGCTTCTATAAATTTAATGCCTTTGTTTGTGTTCATGAAACTTGAAGGTGAGCTTGGAGTGTTTAAATCCATACCAGTGTCCTTACAACTGGCTGACCAGTCCACCATCTTACTTGAAGGAATCATCGAAGATATTCTAGTATGGATGGGCAAGTTTGTGTTCCCCGTAGACTTTATTGTGGTGGACATGGAAGTGAATAAGGAGGTGCCTCTGATTCTAGGGAGGTCTTTTCTATATACAGTTAGAGAAATTCTTGATATCTACGAGGAGCAACGACTTATGCTTAGAGTGGGTAACGATAAAGTGGTGTTCCATATAAAGAGAATGATGAAATATCCCAGTGATGAGGCATCTGCCTACTCGTGTTTTAAACTTGCTATTGTTGGGGAGTTGGATGAAAAATACAAGTTTGATAAGCTTGTGGGGGATACTCTAGAGGGGTGTATTACTCAATATAGCACAGTGGAGGATGAAGATCCTGAAATAAAGAAAGAGGCTGAAGTTCTTGAGACTGAGGATCAAGTGGTTGATAAAGAGGAACTCAATAAGGAGGCGTCTAAGCCTAGTGTAGAATTGAAAGTCCTCCCTACTCACTTGAAATATGCTTTTCTTGAGACTACCAATTTTTTTGTGATTATTTCTGCTTACTTGACAGGTGCACAGGAACAAAAGTTGGTAGAGATGCTGAGGAAGTACAAGAAAGCCATTGGCTAG
- the LOC104085911 gene encoding alkylated DNA repair protein ALKBH6 homolog isoform X2: MNDFAVGSVPTVFYIPDFITDSEHDQLLNNINGAPISKWKSLKNRRLQNWGGVVHEKGLIAQDLPPWLTRITERINEKSGLFPSSINHVLINEYLHNQGIMPHQDGPAYYPVVAILSLGSPVVMDFTPHPNLSSSTHGNGVDDKISDPGAAVMNSGEQLDNCHPFSIVLMPRSLLIFKDLVYSDYLHGIKDSEVQRCNEAVNLTNAQNHGVVQQLSGSVKALDSDDTVIYRANTRVSLTCRVVTKVCKNIFKF; this comes from the exons ATGAACGACTTCGCAGTTGGGTCTGTACCCACTGTATTCTACATTCCAGATTTCATTACTGATTCTGAACACGACCAGCTCTTGAATAAT ATAAACGGTGCGCCAATTTCTAAATGGAAATCTTTGAAGAACAGGAGATTGCAGAATTGGG GAGGAGTTGTGCATGAAAAAGGCCTTATAGCGCAAGACT TGCCTCCTTGGTTAACTAGAATTACAGAGAGAATAAATGAGAAATCAGGGTTATTTCCTTCATCAATTAATCATGTGCTTATCAATGAATACCTTCATAACCAAGGAATAATG CCGCATCAAGATGGACCAGCTTATTATCCTGTAGTGGCAATTCTTTCTCTTGGATCTCCTGTAGTTATGGATTTCACTCCACATCCTAATTTGAGCAGCAGTACACATGGAAACGGTGTTGATGACAAAATTTCTGACCCGGGGGCTGCTGTGATGAATTCTGGTGAACAGCTGGATAATTGCCATCCATTTTCTATCGTATTGATGCCTCGGAGTTTGTTGATATTCAAAGACTTGGTGTACTCAG ACTACTTGCATGGTATAAAAGATTCTGAGGTGCAGCGATGTAACGAG GCTGTAAATTTAACAAATGCTCAAAATCATGGAGTGGTTCAGCAATTATCAGGTTCGGTGAAAGCACTTGATAGTGATGACACTGTCATTTACAGGGCTAACACAAGAGTTTCTTTGACCTGTCGAGTAGTAACAAAGGtttgtaaaaatatttttaagttctAG
- the LOC104085911 gene encoding alkylated DNA repair protein ALKBH6 homolog isoform X1 gives MNDFAVGSVPTVFYIPDFITDSEHDQLLNNINGAPISKWKSLKNRRLQNWGGVVHEKGLIAQDLPPWLTRITERINEKSGLFPSSINHVLINEYLHNQGIMVCSELPHQDGPAYYPVVAILSLGSPVVMDFTPHPNLSSSTHGNGVDDKISDPGAAVMNSGEQLDNCHPFSIVLMPRSLLIFKDLVYSDYLHGIKDSEVQRCNEAVNLTNAQNHGVVQQLSGSVKALDSDDTVIYRANTRVSLTCRVVTKVCKNIFKF, from the exons ATGAACGACTTCGCAGTTGGGTCTGTACCCACTGTATTCTACATTCCAGATTTCATTACTGATTCTGAACACGACCAGCTCTTGAATAAT ATAAACGGTGCGCCAATTTCTAAATGGAAATCTTTGAAGAACAGGAGATTGCAGAATTGGG GAGGAGTTGTGCATGAAAAAGGCCTTATAGCGCAAGACT TGCCTCCTTGGTTAACTAGAATTACAGAGAGAATAAATGAGAAATCAGGGTTATTTCCTTCATCAATTAATCATGTGCTTATCAATGAATACCTTCATAACCAAGGAATAATGGTTTGTTCTGAACTC CCGCATCAAGATGGACCAGCTTATTATCCTGTAGTGGCAATTCTTTCTCTTGGATCTCCTGTAGTTATGGATTTCACTCCACATCCTAATTTGAGCAGCAGTACACATGGAAACGGTGTTGATGACAAAATTTCTGACCCGGGGGCTGCTGTGATGAATTCTGGTGAACAGCTGGATAATTGCCATCCATTTTCTATCGTATTGATGCCTCGGAGTTTGTTGATATTCAAAGACTTGGTGTACTCAG ACTACTTGCATGGTATAAAAGATTCTGAGGTGCAGCGATGTAACGAG GCTGTAAATTTAACAAATGCTCAAAATCATGGAGTGGTTCAGCAATTATCAGGTTCGGTGAAAGCACTTGATAGTGATGACACTGTCATTTACAGGGCTAACACAAGAGTTTCTTTGACCTGTCGAGTAGTAACAAAGGtttgtaaaaatatttttaagttctAG